In Castanea sativa cultivar Marrone di Chiusa Pesio chromosome 6, ASM4071231v1, a single window of DNA contains:
- the LOC142641072 gene encoding UDP-glycosyltransferase 76B1-like has translation MKAFLPQKKKKNHMENQIDIQMDQRKGRRLVLFPLPFQGHINPMLLLATILHSKGFSITIIHTNFNSLNPSHYPNFTFHSIPDGLLESEASSSDLVALVKLLNIKCTDPFRDCMDKLLSDASEEPISCLISDSLFYFTQAVADSLKLPRVVLRTGGLSSLVVFAAFPLLRERGYLPIQDSQLEELVVELPPLKVKDLPVINTVYPDSYYEIVACMVNESKASSGIILNSFEELELSELDTLRQEFPIPIFPIGPFHKYFLTSSSSSLLAQDQSSIAWLDKQASKSVIYASFGSLAALSEAQFLEIAWGLANSNQPFLWVVRPGLVRGSEWLESLPSGFLETLNGRAHIIKWAPQLEVLAHPAVGAFWTHNGWNSTLESICEGVPMICMPCFTDQKVNAKYVSQVWKVGLQLDNGLDRLEIERYIKRLMVEKEGEEIRDRISKLKEKAKFSLQQGGCSLQNVDSLVSHISKLESFIFQSQ, from the exons ATGAAAGCctttttaccccaaaaaaaaaaaaaaaatcatatggaGAACCAAATAGACATCCAAATGGATCAAAGGAAGGGCCGCAGATTGGTACTATTTCCATTGCCATTCCAAGGCCATATAAACCCCATGCTACTACTTGCAACCATTCTTCACTCCAAGGGCTTCTCCATCACCATAATACACACAAACTTCAACTCTCTCAACCCTTCACATTATCCCAACTTTACATTCCACTCCATCCCAGATGGCTTATTGGAATCTGAAGCCTCTTCATCAGATCTTGTAGCTCTTGTTAAACTCCTCAACATCAAATGTACAGATCCTTTCCGGGACTGCATGGATAAGCTCTTGTCTGATGCCTCAGAGGAACCTATTTCTTGTTTGATCTCAGATTCTCTCTTTTACTTCACTCAAGCTGTCGCTGACAGTCTTAAGCTCCCAAGGGTTGTTTTGAGGACTGGTGGTCTTTCCTCTTTGGTTGTTTTTGCTGCATTTCCACTGCTAAGGGAAAGGGGTTACCTCCCCATACAAG atTCTCAATTAGAAGAGCTAGTGGTAGAGCTTCCACCTCTCAAAGTCAAAGACCTTCCAGTGATTAACACTGTGTACCCTGATTCATATTATGAAATTGTAGCTTGCATGGTCAATGAAAGCAAGGCCTCTTCGGGAATCATCTTAAACTCCTTTGAAGAACTCGAGTTGTCTGAACTTGACACGTTACGCCAAGAATTTCCCATTCCAATCTTCCCAATAGGCCCATTTCACAAATACTTTCTAACCTCTTCTTCAAGTAGCTTATTAGCCCAAGACCAAAGTTCCATTGCTTGGCTAGACAAACAAGCTTCTAAATCCGTAATCTATGCAAGCTTTGGGAGCTTAGCGGCCTTAAGTGAAGCCCAATTTTTGGAGATTGCTTGGGGGCTAGCCAATAGCAATCAGCCCTTCTTGTGGGTGGTTCGACCTGGATTAGTTCGTGGCTCGGAATGGCTCGAGTCATTGCCCAGTGGGTTCCTTGAGACGTTGAATGGAAGGGCTCATATTATAAAATGGGCTCCTCAGTTGGAAGTGCTGGCCCACCCAGCTGTGGGTGCATTTTGGACTCATAATGGCTGGAATTCAACATTGGAGAGTATATGTGAGGGGGTCCCAATGATTTGTATGCCTTGTTTCACTGACCAAAAGGTAAATGCCAAGTATGTTAGCCAAGTTTGGAAGGTTGGTCTGCAGCTAGATAATGGACTGGACAGATTGGAGATAGAGAGGTACATTAAAAGATTAATGGTGGAGAAAGAAGGCGAGGAGATTAGAGACAGAATTTCAAAGTTGAAGGAAAAGGCAAAATTTTCCTTGCAACAAGGTGGTTGTTCACTCCAAAACGTGGACAGCTTGGTTAGTCATATATCTAAACTAGAATCATTTATCTTCCAATCTCAATGA